In the genome of Actinobacillus lignieresii, the window GCCAATGCCATGAATCCACAGGATTGCCATACCATAAAAAGTGATAATAGCTCGATATACCGCATGGCCGCCAAAATGTTGTGCAAATAGATTTGAATTCATCATAATCATTACAAACATAACACAAGCCAATATGAAAGAAAGGGCCTTTAACCAGCCCTTTCTTGTTATGTCATAGAGCGAATGAATCATTCACTATAACCTTATTCGTCAAATTTGCCTGTTTTCTCAATGCTAACAGTAATTACCGTGGCAAAAAGAATCGCAAGTAAAACGCCTAATACCCAAGTTACATAAAACATCTGTTTATCTCCTTAGTATGCGCTTGCTTTGTTATCTTCTAAGTATTTAGCATCTAAGCGACCATACATTTTGAAATATGACCACGTAGTATAAGCTAATACTAAAGGCACAAAAATACACGCAACAACTAACATTACCATTAATGTATATTGACTAGCTGTTGAATCCCAAACCGTTAAACTCATTTCCGGATGAGAAATTGACGGCATAATGAATGGGAACATTGATACTGCCGCAGTCGTGATTACACCAACAAGCATAATTGATGAAGAGAAGAATGCAAAACCGGAACGATTCGCTTTAGAAGCAACGATCGTTAGTAATGCACCTACTACCGCTAATGCAGGAACTACCCATAATACCGGCATTTCAGCAAAGTTTCTAAACCATGCCGCACTTTCAACCGCTACCGTTTTATTGGTTAGGAAAGATTGTGCATTGTGATCTAAATCGCTTGTAATCACAAAACCGTCTTTAAATGATAACCAAACACCGGCTAATACGAATGCCACTAATACAATCGCTGCCGTTAATTGTGCCGTTGCTCTCGCACGATTACGAAGATCACCTGTAGTTTTCATTTGTAACCATGTCGCACCTTGTGTAGTCAGCATCATTAAACTTACTACACCGCATAATAATGCGAACGGATTTAATAAACCGAAGAACGAGCCGGTATATACCACTTGGTTA includes:
- the ybgE gene encoding cyd operon protein YbgE, whose protein sequence is MIHSLYDITRKGWLKALSFILACVMFVMIMMNSNLFAQHFGGHAVYRAIITFYGMAILWIHGIGFEIRHSFWKTVFLPLVGYLIVFSSLVYLISLRLYGQ
- the cydB gene encoding cytochrome d ubiquinol oxidase subunit II translates to MIDYEILRFIWWILIVVLLIGFAVTDGFDMGVLTLLPVIGKSNVERRVMINTIAPHWDGNQVWLLTAGGAIFAAWPTVYATSFSGFFLAMILVLAALFFRPVGFEYRAKIDSPKWRNAWDWGLFIGGFVPSLIFGVAFGNLLQGVPFEFNNINQVVYTGSFFGLLNPFALLCGVVSLMMLTTQGATWLQMKTTGDLRNRARATAQLTAAIVLVAFVLAGVWLSFKDGFVITSDLDHNAQSFLTNKTVAVESAAWFRNFAEMPVLWVVPALAVVGALLTIVASKANRSGFAFFSSSIMLVGVITTAAVSMFPFIMPSISHPEMSLTVWDSTASQYTLMVMLVVACIFVPLVLAYTTWSYFKMYGRLDAKYLEDNKASAY
- a CDS encoding CydX/CbdX family cytochrome bd oxidase small subunit; the protein is MFYVTWVLGVLLAILFATVITVSIEKTGKFDE